The following are encoded together in the Pectobacterium wasabiae CFBP 3304 genome:
- a CDS encoding ketose-bisphosphate aldolase — protein sequence MLISMTDMLQPTREHRFAIGAFNVADSCFIRAVVEEAEATNTPAIISIHPSELAFVTDEFFAYVRERTLRSPVPFVIHLDHGASIAHVLRAIQCGFTSVMIDGSLLPYEENVALTTEVVKLAHAVGVSVEGELGTIGDTGTTIEGGVSKVIYTDPEQAEDFVNRTGVDTLAVAIGTAHGIYPKDLKPELQMHILRDISQRVSIPLVLHGGSANPDAEIAEAVTLGVGKINISSDMKFAYFQKAREILSRETWWDPNAIYPEPINAAKEVIRYKMALFGSTGKADLYR from the coding sequence ATGTTGATTTCTATGACTGATATGCTTCAACCCACGCGTGAGCACCGCTTCGCTATCGGGGCGTTTAACGTAGCCGATAGCTGCTTTATCCGCGCTGTGGTGGAAGAAGCCGAAGCAACGAATACCCCCGCCATTATCTCTATCCATCCGAGCGAGTTGGCCTTCGTCACCGATGAGTTCTTCGCTTACGTGCGAGAAAGAACGCTGCGCAGTCCGGTGCCATTTGTCATCCACCTCGATCATGGTGCCTCGATTGCGCATGTTCTGCGCGCTATCCAATGCGGGTTTACCTCCGTGATGATCGACGGATCGCTCCTGCCTTATGAAGAGAACGTCGCGCTCACCACTGAAGTGGTGAAACTCGCGCATGCCGTTGGCGTTTCCGTGGAAGGGGAATTAGGCACGATTGGTGATACGGGCACCACGATAGAAGGCGGCGTCAGCAAAGTGATCTATACCGACCCCGAGCAGGCGGAAGATTTCGTCAACCGGACGGGTGTCGATACATTAGCCGTTGCCATCGGCACCGCACACGGTATCTACCCCAAAGATCTGAAGCCAGAGCTGCAAATGCATATCCTGCGGGATATCTCGCAGCGGGTATCGATCCCGCTCGTCCTGCACGGCGGTTCAGCGAACCCGGACGCCGAAATTGCCGAAGCGGTGACGCTGGGCGTGGGCAAAATCAATATCTCCAGCGATATGAAATTCGCCTATTTCCAAAAAGCGCGGGAAATACTCAGCCGTGAAACCTGGTGGGATCCTAATGCCATCTACCCAGAACCGATTAACGCGGCAAAAGAGGTGATCCGCTACAAAATGGCGCTCTTCGGCTCAACAGGAAAAGCCGATTTATATCGATAG
- a CDS encoding PTS fructose transporter subunit IIC — MNTRKITVGQEIKRHLLTGISWMIPLIVAAGICIALGQVIGGPDVGKQTGSIAWMLNQIGGWGMGLIVPLISAAIAYSIADRPGFAPGLIVGFICGQIQTGFIGGILGGFLVGYTVLLLRRYIKLPTSMQGLMPVMILPLLSTIIAGLLMMTFIGQPIVWLQKALIHLLESMQGGSKFLMGAILGAMATFDFGGPVNKTMSLFADGMLVDGIYGPEAVKFVGSIIPPFGITLSFLLTRYKYTRAEKEALKAAFPMGICMITEGVIPIAARDLFRVVASCVVASAIAGGLIMVWGVEAPVPHGGMFVVPLFTKPLMFCLALGIGTVICGVMLSLIKKRVTQADEEFDDVDDSRVRDEDIKFTLE; from the coding sequence ATGAACACCAGAAAAATCACTGTTGGACAGGAAATAAAACGGCATCTTCTTACCGGTATTTCCTGGATGATCCCGCTGATTGTTGCAGCCGGGATCTGCATTGCACTCGGTCAGGTCATCGGTGGCCCGGATGTCGGTAAGCAAACCGGCAGCATCGCATGGATGCTTAATCAGATCGGCGGCTGGGGAATGGGCCTGATTGTGCCACTGATCAGCGCGGCGATCGCTTACTCCATTGCCGACCGCCCCGGCTTCGCACCCGGCCTGATTGTGGGCTTTATCTGTGGCCAGATTCAAACCGGGTTTATCGGCGGTATTCTCGGTGGCTTTCTGGTCGGCTACACCGTGCTGCTGCTGCGCCGCTACATCAAACTCCCCACGTCGATGCAGGGGCTGATGCCCGTCATGATCCTGCCGTTGCTCAGCACCATTATCGCCGGGCTTCTGATGATGACGTTTATCGGTCAACCCATCGTCTGGCTGCAAAAAGCGCTGATTCATCTGCTGGAATCCATGCAAGGGGGGTCGAAATTCCTGATGGGCGCGATTTTGGGGGCGATGGCGACCTTCGATTTCGGCGGACCGGTGAACAAGACGATGTCGCTCTTCGCGGACGGCATGCTGGTCGATGGCATTTACGGGCCGGAAGCCGTCAAATTTGTCGGTTCAATCATTCCACCTTTCGGCATCACGCTTTCTTTCCTATTGACCCGCTACAAATACACCCGTGCAGAAAAAGAAGCGCTGAAAGCCGCCTTCCCGATGGGGATCTGCATGATCACCGAAGGGGTAATCCCGATTGCCGCACGCGATTTGTTCAGGGTCGTTGCCAGTTGCGTCGTCGCCTCCGCCATTGCGGGCGGGCTGATCATGGTCTGGGGTGTGGAGGCTCCCGTGCCACACGGCGGCATGTTTGTTGTTCCCTTGTTTACCAAGCCGCTGATGTTCTGTCTGGCACTCGGTATTGGCACAGTAATCTGCGGCGTGATGCTGTCGCTGATTAAAAAGCGCGTCACGCAGGCTGATGAAGAGTTCGACGATGTTGACGACAGTCGCGTGCGTGACGAAGACATTAAATTCACTCTCGAATAA
- a CDS encoding PTS fructose transporter subunit IIB produces MNIVCVAACTAGIAHTYIAREKLIKGANALNYAIKVETQGTIGTENELTHDEIAAADVVILAIDIKITGEERFKGKPIVRVKTEVVIKSPIKFLEKVASSLAGA; encoded by the coding sequence ATGAATATTGTTTGTGTTGCCGCCTGCACGGCGGGTATCGCGCATACCTATATCGCACGCGAGAAACTGATTAAAGGTGCCAACGCGTTAAATTACGCGATAAAAGTGGAAACCCAAGGCACCATTGGTACGGAGAATGAATTAACCCACGACGAAATAGCCGCTGCCGATGTCGTTATTCTGGCTATCGATATCAAAATAACAGGAGAGGAGCGATTTAAAGGCAAACCTATCGTTCGGGTAAAAACGGAGGTCGTTATTAAATCTCCCATCAAGTTTCTGGAAAAAGTCGCTAGCTCTTTAGCGGGTGCCTGA
- a CDS encoding PTS sugar transporter subunit IIA, protein MDINKILNANRVKLNMSATNKDEAINELADLLYADGAIINKQDFIHDVWLREAEGSTGFENHIAIPHGKSSAVKQTTLAIGRTRQDIPWETLDGSQVRCIILFAVRLEDQNTTHIRLLSQVASALADDEVIAQLLDESDPHKIIRLFSQYAETAPVTPT, encoded by the coding sequence ATGGATATCAATAAAATACTGAATGCCAACCGCGTAAAATTAAACATGTCCGCGACCAATAAAGATGAAGCGATTAATGAATTAGCCGATCTGTTGTATGCCGATGGTGCCATTATCAACAAACAGGATTTTATTCACGATGTCTGGTTACGTGAAGCCGAAGGGTCGACCGGTTTTGAAAACCATATTGCGATCCCTCATGGGAAATCATCCGCCGTAAAACAAACCACGCTCGCGATTGGCCGAACCCGTCAGGATATTCCCTGGGAAACACTCGACGGCAGCCAGGTTCGCTGCATTATTCTCTTTGCCGTGCGTCTGGAAGATCAGAACACGACACACATTCGCCTGCTGTCTCAGGTTGCCAGTGCACTGGCCGACGATGAGGTGATTGCTCAACTGTTGGACGAATCCGATCCCCATAAAATTATTCGGCTGTTTAGTCAGTATGCAGAAACAGCGCCTGTCACTCCGACATAA
- a CDS encoding BglG family transcription antiterminator: MMQPLTARQSRLLKYLLQHQGYVTVKDIAHYLDVSEKTVYRDMQFVEAFLSVWNIYPDKKVGAGIMLTTDDDRHLTLLEQQLVVDDGDTDALINNARRVKIASQLLSDTPHETSISKLSERYFISSASIVNDLKIIESWLHPLGLSLVRSQSGTHIEGSENQVRQAMASLINDVMHHKEPGPLNHSRLDPSSYKALINYFGEKDVSFVEALLQDMEKQLSYPLGEPYYINIFTHTLIMMHRIAQGKALIMAEESVHQQVDNRIFSIAQNMVTQIEQRVESTLPSDEVWFIYQYIISSGIVMEERADNQLLHYQFSNSESRRITRALTQVFSDLINVDLRTDKLLHEGLLIHIKPLLNRLKYQIHIRNPLLDDIKSEFIDIYEMTQQAMNEVCLRFQLKPVAEDEVGYLTIHFQAALERQIAHKRILVVCSSGVGTSHLLKNRILRAFPDWIIVGVISASNMQIFCQQENIELIISTIHLEEQQIPVVYVSAFFNDDDIKRVTEKVIANQLHQVVLH; encoded by the coding sequence ATGATGCAGCCACTCACCGCCCGCCAGAGCCGTTTATTGAAATATCTGTTACAACACCAGGGATATGTAACAGTTAAAGATATTGCACATTACCTGGATGTGTCAGAAAAAACCGTCTATCGCGATATGCAATTTGTTGAAGCCTTCCTTTCTGTCTGGAATATTTATCCAGACAAAAAGGTCGGTGCGGGGATCATGTTAACAACGGATGACGATCGACACCTCACGTTACTGGAACAGCAACTTGTCGTAGATGATGGAGATACCGACGCCCTGATCAATAATGCTAGGCGCGTCAAAATCGCCTCACAGTTGTTAAGCGACACGCCTCACGAAACCTCCATCAGCAAGCTGTCTGAACGCTATTTCATCAGCAGCGCCTCTATCGTTAACGATCTGAAAATCATCGAAAGCTGGCTACACCCACTGGGATTATCGCTGGTGCGCAGCCAGAGCGGCACGCACATTGAAGGCAGTGAGAATCAGGTGCGCCAGGCGATGGCATCACTGATTAATGACGTTATGCACCATAAAGAACCCGGCCCGCTTAACCACTCTCGTCTCGACCCCAGTAGCTATAAGGCATTGATCAATTATTTCGGCGAAAAAGACGTTTCCTTCGTTGAAGCACTGTTACAGGACATGGAGAAGCAGCTTTCTTATCCACTCGGCGAGCCTTATTACATCAATATTTTCACCCATACCTTAATTATGATGCACCGCATTGCGCAGGGAAAAGCGCTCATCATGGCGGAAGAATCGGTGCATCAGCAGGTTGATAATCGTATATTCTCCATTGCTCAAAATATGGTGACCCAAATAGAGCAACGCGTCGAGAGCACGCTACCTTCTGATGAAGTCTGGTTTATTTACCAATATATTATTTCTTCAGGCATTGTGATGGAAGAGCGTGCAGATAATCAGTTGCTCCACTATCAATTTTCTAATAGTGAATCGCGCAGAATTACGCGTGCATTAACGCAGGTATTTTCTGATTTAATCAATGTCGACTTGCGCACAGATAAGTTATTACATGAAGGATTGCTCATTCATATCAAGCCATTACTTAACCGATTAAAGTATCAAATACACATTCGCAATCCATTATTAGACGATATCAAAAGCGAATTTATCGATATTTATGAAATGACTCAGCAAGCCATGAATGAAGTCTGTCTGCGATTTCAATTAAAACCGGTCGCTGAAGATGAAGTCGGCTATCTGACCATTCATTTTCAAGCCGCGCTGGAACGCCAAATTGCTCACAAACGTATTCTGGTGGTGTGCTCCAGCGGTGTAGGTACGTCACATTTGCTAAAAAATCGTATTCTGCGTGCGTTTCCTGACTGGATTATTGTTGGCGTTATTTCAGCCAGTAATATGCAGATATTTTGCCAACAGGAAAATATTGAACTGATTATTTCTACGATTCATCTGGAAGAGCAACAGATCCCTGTTGTTTATGTCTCTGCCTTTTTTAATGACGATGACATTAAACGCGTTACCGAAAAAGTTATCGCTAATCAACTGCATCAGGTCGTCCTCCATTGA
- a CDS encoding TonB-dependent receptor domain-containing protein, giving the protein MLINKNLNKILLTGILTSVALNSMAADSTTGNSALNGKNEDNTAAKTEQTGDVMTVHAPEVEKKAGSSVSITANDMQKNGGNDFGTIMRYQPLISATGSSGGSNTGKSGFDRGGYTGYNIRGIESNRVAIDTDGIALPNATGRSYASRAGFNTFGMGRDYVDPYLYGRVNIESGVTSAENAINALGGSVSFRPKSADDYLSANKQEYVGFQSDYDSANHGWHNGITAAGGDAELRGIVVLSRRDGQQTRNNSDEIAAYPANWHSNAILASAIWQPNDEHQLTGTLDYYHKTNHTHYDYWGSLPSNNNTIYGTAQQSSETRRWSASLKDRWTPANNTLVDLVDSRIYFQNSESHDNTWLPATTGMAAADSHRVYSDYNVKTYGFDTHLVKSWDRHEFSWGLNASQTKTERPFRQSPNQTGANNIMQPEADSDSYTVGGFVQDTVSWDLAGHAFSVVPAVRAVHQRTKATNAVSLSGNGSVISGSDVNRLYGKANSDTQILPSLSFLYDITPTLTTYLQYRRGAQFPDASQLYGSTNLDANYAGPFQYAFIGNSDLKTETSNNVEWGLKGEATEGVTFRTALFYNTYKNFIANTRYRRSANPDRFTNVPSNISTIYQAENRDKAYIYGGEVSSKIQLGTWFPAVDGLSTTLAFGYTKGQSQSRYLGDRYVDLDSVAPMKAVVGIAYDDPSQRYGAALTSTFQKGKQAQDTNRQNYTNAGTAITASTAEYMRIPGYGMVDLTAYYRVTKDVKISGGVYNLTDRKYWDYLSSRQIETDDRQGQYDRALSTAPGRSFQLGVNVDF; this is encoded by the coding sequence ATGTTAATTAACAAGAATTTAAATAAAATTCTTCTCACCGGCATCTTGACTAGCGTCGCGCTGAACAGCATGGCAGCGGATAGCACCACGGGCAATAGCGCACTCAACGGTAAGAATGAAGACAACACGGCGGCTAAAACGGAACAGACGGGTGACGTCATGACCGTACACGCACCTGAAGTTGAGAAAAAAGCAGGCTCCTCCGTTTCAATCACAGCCAATGATATGCAGAAGAATGGCGGTAACGATTTTGGCACCATTATGCGTTACCAGCCGTTAATCAGCGCCACGGGCTCCAGCGGCGGCAGTAATACAGGGAAAAGTGGCTTCGATCGCGGCGGCTACACGGGCTACAACATTCGCGGGATAGAAAGCAATCGCGTCGCCATTGATACCGACGGGATCGCTCTGCCTAATGCAACAGGGCGCAGTTATGCCAGCCGAGCTGGGTTTAATACGTTTGGCATGGGGCGTGACTATGTCGACCCTTATCTCTATGGACGGGTGAATATCGAATCCGGTGTGACCTCAGCGGAAAATGCGATCAATGCGCTAGGCGGAAGTGTTTCGTTCCGTCCCAAATCAGCAGATGATTATTTAAGCGCAAATAAACAGGAGTATGTCGGCTTCCAGAGTGATTATGACTCTGCCAACCATGGTTGGCATAACGGCATCACCGCCGCAGGCGGGGATGCCGAACTGCGCGGCATTGTCGTGCTCAGCCGTCGTGACGGCCAGCAAACGCGTAACAACAGCGACGAGATCGCCGCTTACCCAGCAAACTGGCACTCTAACGCCATTCTGGCATCGGCCATCTGGCAACCGAATGATGAACACCAGCTCACCGGTACGCTAGATTATTATCATAAAACCAACCACACCCACTACGATTACTGGGGGAGCCTGCCAAGCAACAATAATACGATTTATGGCACCGCACAACAAAGCAGCGAGACTCGCCGCTGGAGCGCCAGCCTGAAAGACCGCTGGACGCCCGCCAACAACACGCTGGTTGATTTAGTTGATAGCCGCATTTACTTCCAAAACAGTGAATCACATGACAACACCTGGCTACCTGCAACCACGGGAATGGCAGCCGCCGATAGCCATCGTGTCTATTCTGATTACAATGTAAAAACGTACGGCTTCGATACCCATCTGGTGAAAAGCTGGGATCGTCACGAGTTTAGCTGGGGCCTCAATGCCAGCCAAACCAAGACAGAGCGTCCGTTCAGACAATCGCCTAATCAAACGGGTGCGAATAACATCATGCAGCCAGAAGCCGACAGTGACAGCTACACCGTCGGCGGCTTCGTGCAGGATACCGTCTCTTGGGATCTGGCTGGGCACGCCTTCTCGGTCGTCCCTGCCGTGCGCGCTGTTCATCAACGAACCAAAGCGACCAACGCGGTTAGCCTGAGCGGCAACGGCAGTGTCATCAGTGGATCCGATGTCAACAGACTGTACGGTAAAGCCAACAGTGATACACAAATCCTGCCTTCACTGAGCTTCCTCTACGACATCACTCCAACGCTAACCACCTATTTGCAGTATCGCCGCGGCGCACAGTTCCCCGATGCCAGCCAGCTTTATGGCAGCACAAATCTTGACGCCAACTATGCCGGGCCGTTTCAGTATGCCTTTATCGGCAATAGCGACCTCAAGACAGAAACCAGCAACAACGTAGAATGGGGCTTAAAAGGCGAAGCAACGGAGGGAGTCACATTCCGGACAGCACTGTTCTACAACACCTATAAGAATTTTATCGCCAATACCCGCTACCGTCGTAGCGCTAATCCAGATAGATTCACCAACGTTCCGAGCAATATCAGTACGATATACCAGGCGGAAAACCGCGATAAAGCCTACATTTATGGCGGCGAAGTCAGCAGCAAAATACAGCTAGGCACCTGGTTCCCAGCGGTTGATGGGCTCAGCACCACGCTGGCGTTTGGCTATACCAAAGGTCAATCGCAGTCGCGCTACCTTGGCGACCGCTATGTCGATCTCGACAGCGTCGCGCCGATGAAAGCGGTTGTTGGCATCGCCTATGACGATCCTTCCCAACGCTACGGCGCTGCTCTGACATCAACCTTCCAGAAAGGGAAGCAGGCGCAGGATACCAATCGTCAAAACTACACCAATGCTGGCACAGCAATCACCGCTTCGACTGCCGAATATATGCGGATCCCTGGCTATGGCATGGTGGATCTGACCGCCTACTATCGCGTGACCAAAGACGTGAAAATCAGCGGTGGCGTGTATAACCTGACTGACCGTAAATACTGGGACTACCTGAGCAGCCGTCAGATCGAAACCGATGACCGACAAGGGCAATACGATCGCGCGCTGTCTACCGCGCCCGGCCGTTCCTTCCAGCTTGGTGTGAATGTCGATTTCTAA
- the parC gene encoding DNA topoisomerase IV subunit A, with translation MSEMTHDGAESLALRTFTENAYLNYSMYVIMDRALPFIGDGLKPVQRRIVYAMSELGLNASAKFKKSARTVGDVLGKYHPHGDSACYEAMVLMAQPFSYRYPLVDGQGNWGAPDDPKSFAAMRYTESRLSKYAEVLLSELGQGTVDYTPNFDGTMQEPKMLPARLPNILLNGTTGIAVGMATDIPPHNVREIAAAAVMLLENPKASLDDLLQHVQGPDFPTEAEIITPRDEVRKLYQNGRGSVRMRAVWKKEDGDVVITALPHQVSGAKVLEQIASQMRAKKLPMVEDLRDESDHENPTRLVLVPRSNRIDMDQVMNHLFATTDLEKSYRVNMNMIGLDGRPSVKGLVEILSEWLVFRRDTVCRRLNYRLEKVLKRLHILEGLLIAFLNIDEVIHIIRTEDEPKPVLMRQFSLSETQAEAILELKLRHLAKLEEMKIRGEQDDLAKERDQLQALLASERKLSNLIKKEIQSDAQAYGDDRRSPLHERSESKAMSEHDFVPSEPVTIVLSEMGWVRSAKGHDIDPTGLSYKAGDSFRAVAKGKSNQPVVFIDSTGRSYALDPISLPSARGQGEPLTGKLTPPPGATIEQVLMAADDQPLLMASDAGYGFVCTFNDLVARNRAGKAIITLPDNAKALTPIEIKGEDNLLMAITAAGRMLLFPVSDLPQLSKGKGNKIVSISSTDFAEGKDRLTWLYLLPPQASVTLYFGKRKLVLRPNELQKYQGERGRKGTLLRGLQRIDRIEVDAPQQVNTGSSEE, from the coding sequence ATGAGTGAGATGACTCATGACGGCGCAGAAAGCCTTGCGCTGCGCACGTTTACCGAAAATGCATACCTGAATTATTCCATGTACGTCATCATGGACAGGGCATTGCCGTTCATTGGCGATGGCCTGAAGCCTGTGCAGCGTCGCATTGTGTATGCGATGTCCGAGCTGGGACTGAATGCCAGCGCCAAATTTAAAAAATCCGCCCGTACCGTGGGTGACGTGCTGGGTAAATACCATCCGCACGGCGACAGCGCCTGCTATGAAGCGATGGTGCTGATGGCGCAGCCGTTCTCTTACCGCTACCCGCTGGTGGATGGTCAGGGAAACTGGGGGGCGCCGGACGATCCGAAATCGTTTGCCGCTATGCGTTATACCGAATCGCGGTTGTCCAAATACGCGGAAGTGCTGCTGTCAGAGTTAGGGCAGGGCACGGTCGATTACACCCCGAATTTTGACGGCACGATGCAAGAGCCGAAGATGCTGCCTGCGCGCTTGCCGAATATTCTGTTGAACGGCACCACCGGGATCGCCGTCGGCATGGCAACGGATATTCCGCCGCACAATGTGCGTGAAATCGCTGCGGCAGCCGTCATGCTGCTGGAAAACCCAAAAGCCTCGCTGGACGATCTGCTCCAGCATGTGCAGGGGCCGGATTTCCCGACGGAAGCCGAAATCATCACGCCGCGTGATGAAGTGCGCAAACTCTACCAGAACGGTCGTGGTTCGGTGCGGATGCGCGCGGTCTGGAAGAAAGAAGACGGCGATGTGGTGATTACTGCGCTGCCACATCAGGTTTCCGGTGCCAAAGTGCTGGAGCAGATTGCCAGCCAGATGCGTGCGAAAAAGCTGCCGATGGTGGAAGACCTGCGTGATGAATCCGATCACGAGAACCCAACCCGTCTGGTGCTGGTGCCGCGCTCGAACCGTATCGATATGGACCAGGTGATGAACCATCTGTTCGCCACTACCGATCTGGAAAAGAGCTATCGCGTTAACATGAACATGATCGGTCTGGATGGTCGTCCCAGCGTGAAAGGGCTGGTCGAGATCCTGAGCGAGTGGCTGGTATTCCGTCGTGACACCGTGTGCCGCCGACTGAACTACCGTCTGGAAAAAGTGCTCAAGCGTCTGCATATTCTTGAAGGCTTGCTGATTGCGTTCCTGAACATTGATGAAGTGATTCATATCATCCGCACGGAAGACGAGCCAAAGCCCGTTCTGATGCGCCAATTCAGCCTGAGTGAAACACAGGCTGAAGCGATCCTGGAGCTGAAATTACGTCATTTGGCCAAGCTGGAAGAGATGAAAATCCGCGGTGAGCAGGATGATTTGGCCAAAGAGCGCGATCAGTTGCAAGCGCTGCTGGCGTCAGAGCGTAAGCTCAGCAATCTGATCAAGAAAGAAATTCAGTCAGATGCGCAAGCCTATGGTGACGATCGTCGTTCGCCGCTGCATGAGCGCAGTGAATCAAAAGCGATGAGTGAACACGACTTTGTGCCGTCTGAACCGGTCACCATTGTGCTGTCGGAAATGGGCTGGGTACGCAGCGCCAAAGGGCATGATATCGATCCTACCGGGTTGAGCTATAAAGCGGGCGATAGTTTCCGCGCGGTAGCGAAAGGCAAGAGCAACCAGCCCGTGGTGTTCATTGACTCCACCGGCCGCAGCTACGCGCTGGATCCGATCTCGCTGCCTTCTGCGCGCGGTCAGGGCGAACCACTAACGGGCAAACTCACGCCGCCGCCGGGTGCGACGATTGAACAAGTGCTGATGGCCGCAGACGATCAGCCGTTGCTTATGGCATCGGATGCAGGCTATGGATTTGTCTGTACCTTCAACGATCTGGTGGCGCGTAACCGTGCGGGTAAAGCGATTATTACGCTGCCGGATAATGCGAAAGCGCTGACGCCGATCGAGATCAAGGGCGAGGATAATCTGCTAATGGCGATCACTGCCGCGGGCAGAATGCTGCTGTTCCCTGTCTCTGATTTGCCACAGTTGTCGAAAGGCAAGGGTAACAAGATCGTGTCCATCTCCTCGACTGACTTTGCGGAAGGTAAAGACCGTCTGACCTGGCTGTATCTGCTGCCACCACAGGCTTCCGTCACGCTGTATTTCGGTAAGCGTAAGCTGGTGCTGCGTCCGAACGAGCTGCAGAAATATCAGGGTGAGCGCGGACGGAAAGGCACGTTGCTGCGTGGGCTACAGCGTATCGACCGCATTGAGGTGGATGCACCGCAGCAGGTTAATACTGGCAGCAGCGAAGAATAA
- a CDS encoding 1-acylglycerol-3-phosphate O-acyltransferase: MLSILRFFVVVIFSILICIFGLFYCLFSPRNPRHVATFGHLFGRLSVVFGLKVDMRIPEDAAHYGNCIYIANHQNNYDMVTVSSAVQPRTVTVGKKSLLWIPFFGPLYWLTGNLLIDRENRTKAHGTIAQVVKHIKERNTSIWMFPEGTRSRGRGLMPFKTGAFHAAISANVPIVPICVSTTSNKVKLNRWNNGLVIVEMLPPIDTRAYTKDQVRELAAHCHDVMAAKIAELDAEVAAREAADKK; this comes from the coding sequence ATGTTATCCATTTTGCGTTTTTTTGTTGTTGTTATATTTTCGATTTTGATCTGTATTTTCGGCTTGTTTTACTGCCTGTTCAGCCCTAGAAATCCCCGCCATGTGGCGACCTTCGGCCATCTGTTTGGTCGCTTATCCGTGGTGTTTGGCCTGAAAGTCGACATGCGGATACCGGAAGACGCGGCGCATTACGGCAACTGTATCTATATCGCGAATCATCAGAACAACTACGATATGGTCACGGTATCCAGCGCGGTTCAGCCTCGCACCGTTACCGTGGGTAAGAAAAGCCTGCTGTGGATCCCGTTCTTCGGCCCGCTATACTGGCTGACGGGTAATTTGCTGATTGACCGTGAAAACCGAACCAAAGCGCATGGCACCATCGCTCAGGTGGTGAAACACATTAAAGAGCGTAATACTTCCATCTGGATGTTCCCCGAAGGTACACGTAGCCGTGGGCGCGGTCTGATGCCATTCAAAACGGGTGCGTTCCATGCGGCGATTAGCGCAAACGTGCCGATCGTGCCGATTTGTGTTTCTACTACCAGTAATAAGGTGAAATTGAACCGCTGGAATAACGGCCTCGTTATCGTAGAAATGCTGCCACCCATTGATACCCGTGCGTATACCAAAGATCAGGTCCGTGAACTGGCTGCACATTGCCATGATGTGATGGCTGCCAAGATTGCTGAACTGGATGCGGAAGTCGCGGCGCGCGAAGCGGCAGACAAAAAATAA